In Oncorhynchus tshawytscha isolate Ot180627B unplaced genomic scaffold, Otsh_v2.0 Un_contig_1217_pilon_pilon, whole genome shotgun sequence, the genomic window agcggaccccagacctcacaaccataaagggcaatgggttctacaGATTAATGGGTTCTACAGATTAATGGGTTCTACAGATTAATGGGTTCTACAGTAGTATGTTTAGCCAGACCCGAATTGGGATGTtgagttttatgttccttttgatggcacagaaggcccttcttgccttgtctcttagaTTGTTCACAGccttactcctctctccctctctctctctctctctctctctctctctctgtatctcactccccctttcgtctctctctctctctctctctctctctctctctccctctctctctctctctctctctctctctctccctctctctccctctgtctctctctcctctctctctgtctctctctctctctctctctgtctctctctgtctctctctgtctctctctgtctctctctgtctctctctgtctccctctgtctctctctccctctctctctgtctctctctctctctctctctgtctctctgtctcccccccagaTGTTCCAGGTAATCCAGCCAGAGAGGGCTCTCTACATCCAGGCCAATAACTGtgtggaggccagggactggatAGACATCCTGACCAAGGTCAGCCAGTGCAACAGGAAGAGACTGAGCACCTACCACCCCTCAGCTTACCTCAACGGTCACTGGCTCTGCTGCAAGATGTCTGCCGACACAGAACCAGGCTGTACACCCTGTACTGGGTGAGTAACTgggctgctctctgtctgtctctgtctgtctgtctctctctctgtctctgtctgtctgtctctctctctctctgtctctctgtctgtctctgtctctctctgtctctctctgtctgtctctctctgtctgtctctgtctgtctgtctctgtctgtctctctctgtctctgtctgtctctctgtctgtctctgtctgtctgtctctctctgtctctgtctctgtctgtctctgtctgtctgtctctgtctgtctctgtctgtctctgtctgtctctctctgtctgtctctctctgtctctgtctgtctctctgtctgtctctgtctgtctgtctctctgtctgtctctgtctgtctgtctctgtctgtctgtctctctgtctgtctctgtctgtctgtctctctctctgtctctgtctgtctgtctctctgtctgtctctgtctgtctgtctctctgtctctctgtctctctgtctgtctctctctgtctctctctctctgtctctctctctgtctgtctctgtctgtctgtctctctgtctgtctctctctctctctctctctctgtctgtctctgtctgtctgtctctctgtctgtctctgtctgtctgtctctctctctctctgtctctctgtctgtctctctctgtctctctctctctgtctctgtctgtctgtctctctctctgtctctgtctgtctgtctctctctctctctgtctctctgtctgtctctctctgtctctctctctctgtctctctctctgtctgtctgtctctctctctgtctctgtctgtctctctctctctctctgtctctgtctgtctgtctctgtctgtctctctctctctctctctctgtctctgtctgtctctctctctgtctttctgtctgtctctctctgtctctctctgtctgtctgtctctctgtctctctctctgtctctctctctgtctctgtctgtctctctctctgtctttctgtctgtctctctctgtctctctctctctctgtgtctctctctctgtctgtctgtctctctctctgtctctgtctgtctctctctctctctctgtctctgtctgtctgtctctgtctgtctctctctctctctctctctgtctctgtctgtctctctctctgtctttctgtctgtctctctctgtctctctctgtctgtctgtctctctctctctctctgtttgtctctctctgtctttctgtctctgtctctctctgtctttctgtctctgtctctctctctctctgtctctgtctctgtctctctctctgtctctctgtctctgtctctctgtctctgtctctctgtctctgtctctctgtctctctgtctctgtctctgtctctctgtctctctctctctgtctctcccatacTTGTTTtataattctttgtggatctgtgtaatctgagggaaatatatgtCTCTGATATgtgtcatacattggacaggaggttaggaagtatagctcagtttccacctcattttgtgggcagtgagtcAGGTCTGcctagagccaggtctgcctacggcggcctttctcaatggcaagtctatgttcactgagtctgtacatagtagTGGTCAGTGAAGGGGTCAGTGAGGGGTCAGTGAAGGGGTCAGTGAAGGGGTCAGTAGAGGGGTTAGTGAAGGGGTCAGTGAAGGGGTCATGGTAATCATGATGTAGTTATTTCTGTGTCTCAGAGGCCTCCCAGTGGGTCATGGTAATCATGATGTAGTTATTTCTGTGTCTCAGAGGCCTCCCAGTGGGTCATGGTAATCATGATGTAGTTGTTTCTGTGTCTCAGGGGCCTCCCAGTGGGTCATGGTAATCATGATGTAGTTGTTTCTGTGTCTCAGGGGCCTCCCAGTGGGTCATGGTAATCATGATGTAGTTGTTTCTGTGTCTCAGGGGCCTCCCAGCCAACATTCAGCTGGATGtggacggagacagagaggctgagagaatcTACTGCCTGTTCAGCACGTACATGAACAAACTGGTCAACATGCAaggtcagatatacacactgtgtgtgtgtgtgtgtgtgtgtgtgtgtgtgtgtgtgtgtgtgtgtgtgtgtgtgtgtgtgtgtgtgtgtgtgtgtgtgtgtgtgtgtgtgtgtgtgtgtgtgagtttctcAGCCTGAccgtgtcctcctcctctccagaggcctgtgtgtgtgtgagtctctctgcctgaccgtgtcctctcccctccagaggcctgtgtgtgtgtgtgagtctctctgcctgaccgtgtcctctcccctccagaggcctgtgtgtgtgagtctctctctgcctgaccgtgtcctctcccctccagaggcctgtgtgtgtgtgagtctctctctgcctgaccgtgtcctctcccctccagaggcctgtgtgtgtgtgagtctctctgcctgaccgtgtcctctcccctccagaggcctgtgtgtgtgtgagtctctctgcctgaccgtgtcctctcccctccagaggcctgtgtgtgtgtgtgtgagtctctgcCTGACCGTGTCCCCTCCCCTccagaggcctgtgtgtgtgtgagtctctcaGCCTgactgtctcctcctcccctccagaggcctgtgtgtgtgtgtgtgagtctctctgcctgaccgtgtcctctcccctccagaGGCCTGTGGCAGTAGATCGGTATATGACGGCCCAGAGCAGGAGGAGTATTCCTGCTTCCTCATCGACGATCCCCGGGAGACCTATAAGACCCTGAGAGTCATCATCTCCTCTGTTCagacactggagcagcagcacaccaAGTACAAACGAGACATGTTCAGGAAGACCAAGATCGGCAGCCAGTAAGTCTCTTTCTACTGTGGCTGGTTCTGGTCTGGGACAGGTCTGGTTCTGGACCGGGACAGGTCTGGTTCTGTCCCGAGAcaggtctgggtctggtctgggaTAGGTCTGGGTCTGGTCCGGGACAGGTCTGGGTCTGGTCCGGGAcaggtctgggtctggtctgggacttgtctggttctggtctgggtctggtctgggaCAGGGTCTGATCCGGGAcaggtctgggtctggtctggtctggtccggCACAGGTCTTGGTCTGGTCTGGGACAGGTCTGGttctggtctgggtctggtccGGGACAGGTCTGGGTCTGGAAcaggtctgggtctggtctgggaCAGGTCTTGGTCTGGTCCGGGACAGGTCTGGTTCtgatctgggtctgggtctggaacaggtctgggtctggtctgagACAGGTCTGGTTCTGGTCCGGGACAGGTCTGGGTCTGGTCCGGGACAGGTCTGGTCTGGGACAGGTCTGGGTCTGGTCCGGGAcaggtctgggtctggtctggttctgatctgggtctggtctgggtctggtctgggaCAGGTCTGGGTCTGGGACAGGTCTGGGTCTGGTCCGGgacaggtctggtctgggtctgaTCAGggacaggtctgggacaggtcttGGTCTGGTCTGGGACAGGTCTGGTCCGGGACAGGTCTGAGACAGGTCTGGTTCTGGTCTGATTCTGGTCTGggtcaggtctgggacaggtctgGGTCTGGTCCGggacaggtctgggacaggtctgGTTCTGGTCTGGGACAGTACTAACAGTCTAGAAGGGTCCATGTAGTggacattctcacacacacacacacattcacacacacacacacacacacacacacacacacacacacacacacacacacacacacacacacacacacacacacacacacacacacacacacacacacacacacacacacacacacacacacacacacacacacacatacacactcacagtcACTCTGTAATAATGTTCTGTAACATTTCACCCTCCTGACCACACCCCTCTTCTCTGTGTTCCGCAGGGATCATCCAATCGGAGACAAGAGTTTTCAGTGTTACATCCACCAACAGTCTGAGAGCTCCACCTACTCCATCTAGCCCCGCCCACCAACCACTGCCATGAAGCGCAGAGCTCCGCCCCGATAACCTGAGACCTAGCAACACTTCCTGGTTACTCCTGGTCCACGGCTTCCCATGGTGCATCTTTCAGAACACGGACGCTCAGAGCCGAGGTCTAATGGAATAGTCTATGATGATGTGCTACAACACAATGCTCTGGACTGTTGGTGTACCAGTGACCACGCACTTTAACCCGCACCACAACGGACATAAAGCTACTGCCTCAGCACGTTCTGAAACCTGAAACTATCTTATTTTATTGCTCATGTTTTTGTAATGTTTGATAACGAAATGGTTTAAGTGGTGTATTCCTGGTGTGAAAACAACCCATGCCTTTGTATTTCAAGTCACACAGACCAAACTCTAGGTTGAAAGACTGTTCACTTGGGGTCACGTCCGACTATGTATGTGTTTACCCCCCCGCACTCCTGTACCCTGTCCCTGGGTCAGAACCCTGCTGCCTCCTGGCCTGTACCCTGTCCCTGGGTCAGAACCCTGCTGCCTCCTGGCCTGTACCCTGTCCCTGGGTCAGAACCCTGCTGCCTCCTGGCCTGTAGCCTGTCCCTGGGTCAGAACCCTGCTGCCTCCTGGCCTGTACCCTGTCCCTGGGTCAGAACTCTGCTGCCTCCTGGCCTGTACCCTGTCCCTGGGTCAGAACCCTGCTGCCTCCTGGCCTGTACCCTGTCCCTGGGTCAGAACCCTGCTGCCTCCTGGCCTGTACCCTGTCCCTGGGTCAGAACTCTGCTGCCTCCTGGCCTGTACCCTGTCCCTGGGTCAGAACCCTGCTGCCTCCTGGCCTGTACCCTGTCCCTGGGTCAGAACCCTGCTGCCTCCTGGCCTGTAGCCTGTCCCTGGGTCAGAACCCTGCTGCCTCCTGGCCTGTACCCTGTCCCTGGGTCAGAACCCTGCTGCCTCCTGGTCTGGGTCAGAACCCCTGCCTCCTGGTCTGGGTCAGAACTCTGCTGCCTCCTGGCCTGTACCCTGTCCCTGGGTCAGAACTCTGCTGCCTCCTGTCCCTGGGTCAGAACTCTACTGCCTCCTGGCCTGTACCCTGTCCCTGGGTCAGAACTCTGCTGCCTCCTGGTCTGGGTCAGAACTCTGCTGCCTCCTGGCCTGTACCCTGTCCCTGGGTCAGAACTCTGCTGCCTCCTGGTCTGGGTACTCTGCTGCCTCCTGGCCTGTACCCTGTCCCTGGGTCAGAACTCTGCTGCCTCCTGGTCTGGGTCAGAACTCTGCTGCCTCCTGGCCTGTACCCTGTCCCTGGGTCAGAA contains:
- the LOC121844490 gene encoding uncharacterized protein LOC121844490 isoform X2 is translated as MYVFTPPHSCTLSLGQNPAASWPVPCPWVRTLLPPGLYPVPGSEPCCLLACSLSLGQNPAASWPVPCPWVRTLLPPGLYPVPGSEPCCLLACTLSLGQNPAASWPVPCPWVRTLLPPGLYPVPGSEPCCLLACTLSLGQNPAASWPVACPWVRTLLPPGLYPVPGSEPCCLLACTLSLGQNSAASCPWVRTLLPPGLYPVPGSELCCLLVWVRTLLPPGLYPVPGSELCCLLVWVLCCLLACTLSLGQNSAASWSGSELCCLLACTLSLGQNSAASWSGSELCCLLAWSLGQNSAASWSGSELCCLLACTLSLGQNSAASWSGSELCCLLAWSLGQNSAASWSGSELCCLLACTLSLGQNSAASWSGSELCCLLVWVRTLLPPGLYPVPGSELQIPVVYAFPQISPAVNLVNGQVQGLWKVRPLWFTLCIVGNQLN
- the LOC121844490 gene encoding uncharacterized protein LOC121844490 isoform X10 encodes the protein MCLPPRTPVPCPWVRTLLPPGLYPVPGSEPCCLLACTLSLGQNPAASWPVACPWVRTLLPPGLYPVPGSELCCLLACTLSLGQNPAASWPVPCPWVRTLLPPVPGSELYCLLACTLSLGQNSAASWSGSELCCLLACTLSLGQNSAASWSGYSAASWPVPCPWVRTLLPPGLGQNSAASWPVPCPWVRTLLPPGLGQNSAASWPGPWVRTLLPPGLGQNSAASWPVPCPWVRTLLPPGLGQNSAASWPGPWVRTLLPPGLGQNSAASWPVPCPWVRTLLPPGLGQNSAASWSGSELCCLLACTLSLGQNYKSQLCMHSLRFLLL
- the LOC121844490 gene encoding uncharacterized protein LOC121844490 isoform X3; the encoded protein is MYVFTPPHSCTLSLGQNPAASWPVPCPWVRTLLPPGLYPVPGSEPCCLLACSLSLGQNPAASWPVPCPWVRTLLPPGLYPVPGSEPCCLLACTLSLGQNPAASWPVPCPWVRTLLPPGLYPVPGSEPCCLLACTLSLGQNPAASWPVACPWVRTLLPPGLYPVPGSEPCCLLVWVRTLLPPGLGQNSAASWPVPCPWVRTLLPPGLGTLLPPGLYPVPGSELCCLLVWVRTLLPPGLYPVPGSELCCLLVWVRTLLPPGLGQNSAASWPVPCPWVRTLLPPGLGQNSAASWPGPWVRTLLPPGLGQNSAASWPVPCPWVRTLLPPGLGQNSAASWPGPWVRTLLPPGLGQNSAASWPVPCPWVRTLLPPGLGQNSAASWSGSELCCLLACTLSLGQNYKSQLCMHSLRFLLL
- the LOC121844490 gene encoding uncharacterized protein LOC121844490 isoform X1, producing the protein MYVFTPPHSCTLSLGQNPAASWPVPCPWVRTLLPPGLYPVPGSEPCCLLACSLSLGQNPAASWPVPCPWVRTLLPPGLYPVPGSEPCCLLACTLSLGQNPAASWPVPCPWVRTLLPPGLYPVPGSEPCCLLACTLSLGQNPAASWPVACPWVRTLLPPGLYPVPGSEPCCLLACTLSLGQNSAASCPWVRTLLPPGLYPVPGSELCCLLVWVRTLLPPGLYPVPGSELCCLLVWVLCCLLACTLSLGQNSAASWSGSELCCLLACTLSLGQNSAASWSGSELCCLLVWVRTLLPPGLYPVPGSELCCLLVWVRTLLPPGLVPGSELCCLLVWVRTLLPPGLYPVPGSELCCLLVWVRTLLPPGLVPGSELCCLLVWVRTLLPPGLYPVPGSELCCLLVWVRTLLPPGLGQNSAASWPVPCPWVRTTNPSCVCIPSDFSCCESS
- the LOC121844490 gene encoding uncharacterized protein LOC121844490 isoform X4, which gives rise to MYVFTPPHSCTLSLGQNPAASWPVPCPWVRTLLPPGLYPVPGSEPCCLLACSLSLGQNPAASWPVPCPWVRTLLPPGLYPVPGSEPCCLLACTLSLGQNPAASWPVPCPWVRTLLPPGLYPVPGSEPCCLLACTLSLGQNPAASWPVACPWVRTLLPPGLYPVPGSEPCCLLACTLSLGQNSAASCPWVRTLLPPGLYPVPGSELCCLLVWVRTLLPPGLYPVPGSELCCLLACTLSLGQNSAASWSGSELCCLLVWVRTLLPPGLYPVPGSELCCLLVWVRTLLPPGLVPGSELCCLLVWVRTLLPPGLYPVPGSELCCLLVWVRTLLPPGLVPGSELCCLLVWVRTLLPPGLYPVPGSELCCLLVWVRTLLPPGLGQNSAASWPVPCPWVRTTNPSCVCIPSDFSCCESS
- the LOC121844490 gene encoding uncharacterized protein LOC121844490 isoform X5; amino-acid sequence: MYVFTPPHSCTLSLGQNPAASWPVPCPWVRTLLPPGLYPVPGSEPCCLLACSLSLGQNPAASWPVPCPWVRTLLPPGLYPVPGSEPCCLLACTLSLGQNPAASWPVPCPWVRTLLPPGLYPVPGSEPCCLLACTLSLGQNPAASWPVACPWVRTLLPPGLYPVPGSELCCLLVWVRTLLPPGLYPVPGSELCCLLVWVLCCLLACTLSLGQNSAASWSGSELCCLLACTLSLGQNSAASWSGSELCCLLVWVRTLLPPGLYPVPGSELCCLLVWVRTLLPPGLVPGSELCCLLVWVRTLLPPGLYPVPGSELCCLLVWVRTLLPPGLVPGSELCCLLVWVRTLLPPGLYPVPGSELCCLLVWVRTLLPPGLGQNSAASWPVPCPWVRTTNPSCVCIPSDFSCCESS
- the LOC121844490 gene encoding uncharacterized protein LOC121844490 isoform X7, which encodes MYVFTPPHSCTLSLGQNPAASWPVPCPWVRTLLPPGLYPVPGSEPCCLLACSLSLGQNPAASWPVPCPWVRTLLPPGLYPVPGSEPCCLLACTLSLGQNPAASWPVPCPWVRTLLPPGLYPVPGSEPCCLLACTLSLGQNPAASWPVACPWVRTLLPPGLYPVPGSEPCCLLVWVRTLLPPGLGQNSAASWPVPCPWVRTLLPPGLGTLLPPGLYPVPGSELCCLLVWVRTLLPPGLYPVPGSELCCLLVWVRTLLPPGLVPGSELCCLLVWVRTLLPPGLYPVPGSELCCLLVWVRTLLPPGLVPGSELCCLLVWVRTLLPPGLYPVPGSELCCLLVWVRTLLPPGLGQNSAASWPVPCPWVRTTNPSCVCIPSDFSCCESS